The following proteins come from a genomic window of Astatotilapia calliptera chromosome 11, fAstCal1.2, whole genome shotgun sequence:
- the eva1ba gene encoding eva-1 homolog Ba: MDVKKKEMDLLSNSIAAYAHIKANPESFGLYFVLGVCFGLILTLCLLVIRISCKPRTTITPSTPEKKNLKDINEEDEDSDDDDEDEEVDDVEATVPLPTTEISVGNHTSQSDGTLSVNVFTSAEELERAQRLEERERIIREIWRNGQPDILGTGTGTIGRVHYY, translated from the exons ATGGAtgtgaagaaaaaggaaatggacCTCCTAAGTAACAGCATTGCTGCCTATGCACACATCAAAG CAAATCCAGAGAGTTTTGGCCTTTACTTTGTGCTTGGAGTGTGTTTTGGCTTGATACTCACACTCTGCCTACTGGTGATTCGGATCTCCTGCAAGCCACGCACTACCATTACCCCCTCCACtcctgagaaaaaaaacttaaaggACATCAACGAGGAGGATGAGGACagtgatgacgatgatgaagatgaagaagtgGACGATGTAGAGGCGACTGTTCCGTTGCCCACCACAGAAATCTCTGTTGGCAATCACACCAGCCAGTCGGATGGGACACTGAGCGTGAATGTGTTTACTTCAGCCGAAGAGCTGGAGCGTGCACAGCGACTGGAGGAGAGGGAACGCATCATCCGAGAGATCTGGAGGAACGGCCAGCCAGATATCCTGGGGACAGGAACGGGAACTATTGGAAGAGTGCATTACTACTAA